A stretch of DNA from Deinococcus seoulensis:
CGGCGTGAAGCCGAGTGCCACGTTGATGCCCAGCATGGGGGCGTTCTCTTGCGCGTTGTGGGTCTGCACGGCCCGCGCGCCGGGGCAGTGGGCGCGTGCGTGTTCCAGCATGGCGGCTTTGAGCCATTTGCCGAGGCCCTGTCCGCGTGCTTCGGGGCGGACGGCGGTTGCGCCCTGGTAGAGCAGCGCGGCGCGGTCGGGGTGCCAGAAGACTTCGCTGTAGCCGTCGATCTGTCCGGTGCGGGTGTCTTCGGTGGCCATCAGGTAGCGCGTTTCGCCTGCTTCGTGGGTCATGGTGTCCCAGGCGCGGATCATGTCGGGTGTGATGGTCCAGTCGTCCTGTTCCAGTTCGCCTCTGGGGGCGGTGTTCATGACCATCATCATGTCGGCCATGCGGGTCAGGTACTCGTCGGGGATGGTCGTCCAGGTGTGCAGGCGGTGGGGGTCGTGGTCTGGGCGGGTTTGCCAGCGGGTCAGCAGGTCGGGGTCGAGGTCTGCGAGGGTGACGCGGCTCTGGCGCATGGGGAGGGCGGGTGTGGCGCCCAGGTTGCGTGCGAAGGCTTCGGCGGCGGGGTTGCGGCTGCTTGTGCCGAAGGTGATGGTCGTGTGGCCGTGTGTCAGGGCGGCGGCGTGTAGTGCGTTCCACAGGGCGCGGCCGGTTCCGGCGCGGCGGTGTTGGGGGTGCACGGTG
This window harbors:
- a CDS encoding GNAT family N-acetyltransferase; the encoded protein is MTPTTAQTTEQPSPAPPVTPPSVQPLDVATATPAQRLAIGHLMADSFAHSYPEDPPLIPAQEAQALSHLLPTERNVTFAVWDGTAAIGYARLGFDTEQNTHLGHARITVHPQHRRAGTGRALWNALHAAALTHGHTTITFGTSSRNPAAEAFARNLGATPALPMRQSRVTLADLDPDLLTRWQTRPDHDPHRLHTWTTIPDEYLTRMADMMMVMNTAPRGELEQDDWTITPDMIRAWDTMTHEAGETRYLMATEDTRTGQIDGYSEVFWHPDRAALLYQGATAVRPEARGQGLGKWLKAAMLEHARAHCPGARAVQTHNAQENAPMLGINVALGFTPYSTFTEWQLKLR